Proteins found in one Hevea brasiliensis isolate MT/VB/25A 57/8 chromosome 18, ASM3005281v1, whole genome shotgun sequence genomic segment:
- the LOC110673057 gene encoding altered inheritance of mitochondria protein 32: MAETENVSTVISAEEDAKFGFTRPEMYKSNLAGTVDQYDRHVFVCFKGPDAWLPRVEESETDLLPKLFSSAVKARKNDITVKTKVTICEEREGTVFESGDVLIFPDMIKYKSLKESDVDGFVDDVLVSGRPWACGVQEKLTGSYVFVCAHGSRDKRCGVCGPLLIENLKEGIESRGLGDQVFVSACSHVGGHKYAGNLIVYSPDSEGKIMGHWYGYVTPDDVPEILDQHIGQGAVIERIWRGQMGAPTEEGEKLAEQKLPNGQDVKERKKHEESNSEVTNENVGGCCQGTNGFSCCRDGSLGVGEEKKPEENIKVHGKKGLGKLSSWTASLEQSDVLATVAVIGAVATVAVAYSMYKRSG, translated from the exons ATGGCGGAGACTGAGAATGTTTCGACGGTGATCTCGGCCGAAGAGGACGCGAAGTTCGGATTTACTCGACCGGAGATGTACAAGAGCAACCTCGCCGGGACTGTGGATCAGTACGACCGTCACGTATTCGTTTGCTTCAAAGGCCCTGACGCGTGGCTTCCACGCGTTGAGGAATCTGAGACTGATCTCCTCCCCAAGCTCTTCTCCTCTGCTGTCAAAGCTCGTAAGAACGATATCACCGTTAAG ACGAAGGTAACGATATGCGAGGAACGCGAAGGGACTGTGTTTGAGAGCGGAGATGTGTTGATATTTCCTGATATGATCAAATACAA GAGTTTGAAGGAGTCAGATGTTGATGGTTTTGTTGATGATGTGCTTGTGAGTGGAAGGCCATGGGCTTGTGGGGTGCAGGAGAAGCTTACTGGTTCATATGTCTTTGTGTGTGCTCATGGTAGTCGTGATAAGAGATGTGGTGTTTGTGGACCTCTTCTTATTGAAAATCTCAAAGAGGGAATTGAATCTCGAGGACTGGGGGATCAGGTGTTTGTTAGTGCCTGCTCTCATGTTGGGGGGCACAAGTATGCTGGGAACTTGATTGTCTACAGTCCAGACTCGGAGGGAAAAATTATGGGCCACTG GTATGGCTATGTTACGCCTGATGATGTGCCTGAAATTCTGGATCAGCATATTGGGCAAGGAGCAGTGATAGAACGTATTTGGAG GGGCCAAATGGGTGCACCTACTGAAGAAGGTGAAAAGTTGGCTGAGCAAAAGCTTCCAAATGGGCAAGATGTGAAGGAAAGAAAGAAACACGAAGAAAGCAACAGCGAGGTCACTAACGAGAATGTTGGTGGCTGTTGCCAGGGTACTAATGGGTTTTCATGCTGCAGAGATGGAAGTTTGGGAGTAGGTGAAGAAAAGAAACCGGAGGAAAACATCAAAGTTCATGGAAAGAAGGGATTAGGTAAACTGTCAAGCTGGACAGCATCATTGGAGCAAAGTGATGTTCTTGCAACGGTTGCTGTGATTGGAGCAGTGGCAACTGTTGCAGTGGCCTATAGCATGTATAAAAGGTCGGGCTGA